TATATTGTaaggtttattattattattaatattattatcgtGGATCATCATTATTACCAGTTATTGTCGGCTAGTATTATTGTAATCTCGTCCTTCTGTCATTTCCCATTTGTCACAATGCAATAACTTAACCTGTGTTACAAATACAACTCGTCACTGTATTTGAGATGATCGTTTCGTTTCTTCGAGTTTCTATCGAGAACGCGGCTCGAAGAAATCGTATCTTCAAGGATGCCAATCAGAATTCAATActgaatcaatttttaatatctgtTACAGCTCGAAATGCAAGAATTTTGTGCAATATTCCGCGGATCGATAGAAACTTCGTAATTTGTATCGGCCAACTAAACGGACGTCCAGACGATTTTTTCGAGTTGCAGCTTTACGAAATATGAACATAACcccatacatatatgtatataccatATACATAGTATATACGTAAGCGCACGCAAACCATAAAGATTATTATAAGTATATATTCATGTAATTATACGTGCACACGTTTGAACGAGCAGACGCACTGTAATCTGTTAAATATTCTTCCTGCGTGCAGATATGGGTCAAATAGCCACGAGCTTCGATGAAATTTCGCTTTAAACATCGTGTAGTGACGGTAAACGTGTAACATTCTCGATTCGATAGTTAGTTTTTACACTTTTCATTTCGATGTTTAACTTGCAGATTTGTCCATGTTCGATTCGATGAAAACGAAACGAGATTTTCCGTGttcattgaaaataaaatgaaatattgtttCCATGTTCATTGAGAACATTCTTTCTCATGTTCGTTGAAAGCAAGATGAAATATTGTTTTCCATGTCCATTAAAAAGATTGATGAACGAATGTTACATTCGACCTTCACACTTAACCTCTTCAGAAACGATTTCTCTATACCAAGAAAATTTTGTGTTACCTATTTGAAAtcagttaaaataataaatacattaaatgaaattaatattccaAATATCCGCAGATATAgccatttattaaatttaaaagtgtaTGTCAAAGAGGTTAAGTATCAGTGAGAGTTTACGCGGGTCAATCGAATCGATTACCGAATGagcaatttaaattttgtaacgttcgtataatttgtactttcgTTTTATCGCGTTAATTTATGAAACGGTCACATGTTCAGGTCACACGATGCTCCCCGATATCGTGACATACTTCGTTCTGCCTATTATGTCATCGTCCCAGTTTTATTGCAAATGTTCGGTACCTGTTCGTGCAACTCGTAAAAGAAAACTCGATAGCGACTGTTACGTAACGTTCCGTATCCTTTTCAACCGCTTTTCGGTTCGATTCACCGTCCCATCGTAAGTTTGTTAGAATCGGTCAAGCAAAAGTAGTTACGCGTTTAAATGCCGGTTCCCAGAACGGCGATATCGGTCAACAGATAACGCGACAATTGTCATCGAAATTGTGAATCTTCGAGAAACTCGTACTAATAGTGGCAGGTAAGCGACAAACGATTCTTTCGCTTACTTGTTTGCGTTCCGATTCTCCACATATCGATCTATCAGATCTAAAAATTGTTTTGTAGTTTAGAATTCTGTTCTAGAACAGTACGTGCAGTTGCGGACATTGAtggaaatcaaatttttattaaatatttgaaaatttattgataatttTCGATTTTTTGAAATGTCTAGTTACGAGTTTGTAGTTCGCAGCTTTATATACctatatttctaagtttgacaatttgaaagttcagaaatttggaaatttttagtttgcatatttttaagttctaattttcatatttttctgcagatttgaaaacttggaggttttttaatttacaatattccaaatttccaaatttttaaactagaatacttgaagatttggaagttactaaattcaaattgttaatctaaattcttgaatttcatttgctttaaatttataaatttcgaagCTTCAATATTCTTaaagtcaaaattaaaaaatgtgtaaattttaaattcttttctttcaatatttctaaacgtattaatttgtaaatttaacgtgtaaatttctaaattttcaaatttttctagttaacaatttcacaattacaaaatttctaaattttcggatttaagtatttataaatttataatttgtaaaacctattttttaaatttgaaaattgcaaaatttaaaaatctggaaattagaataaaaatttgtgtgtctctaaatttcatgaatttccatctttccaaatttcgaagttaacaattctcagtttctaaattttaaaacttgaatgatcctaaatttctgaatttctgagtaaacttttaaatttgtaaacttaaaatCTCAAAAGTAGAAAAAACTGTCTTGCCCATAAATTCGGGCACCTGATTTGTCCATTATTGTCCAAAACTTCTTATCGAATGATAGACTTAATTATAAACGAAAATAGTTAATTTCGCAATAATCACGTAAATTTATCAAAACATACAAGCACGTCATTCGTCCCTTTAGCAATGAAATAACGGAAAAGTTTCTGTTAGTACCTTTATCGCGTCGAAACAAACGAAAAGTCTATAAACCAAGTCTGAAAGCAATTCGAAAGTTTGAAAAGGAAATGCATAGTAATCGTTGCGTGTATGCATGAGACCCGAGTAAAAGTTCACGAATTCCAAGACCCTCGTTTTCTCCCATTCGTTGTTGTCGTTACTTTTGTGATAATATGTTTGGTTGTTGTCACGAGAAACAACTGGGAACACCGAGTGTTTACACGGCGTGTTACGAATTCCGGGGGTTCGAAAGGAACTCGTCGTTTACATCGTCGAACTTTAGAGAAGCACGAAACGTAGTTGCGATTATTTGTGTTTAACACGTGGAACGAAgaaaaagtttttaaaaatattttttacgacACCTCGCGAGGCACACACAAGGCAAGGCAAAGCGTGAAAGAACGAACGGAAGCTCGTCGGTATGGTACAGCTTGTAATGAGGAaacttgcaatataacaagcAATAAATAAGCCACTTTTAATTCTatgtatattaaacaattatgtGGATGCTTAACGAGATTTATTGAATTAAACGTGCAAAGCCAAGAAGTTAAGACGAGATACCGATTTTACATATTCTTACTAATCGTATAAACGACTACAATACGTATAGcaacataataaattatacgatTATGTATCGATTGAAAAAAAGAGCAGATAAAAAAatggtaaataaataattattaacaaacaaaaaaaaagaggcGAAGGAGAAGATGAACGACTGCGGGCGAGTATCGCCGGCAGACGTTAATGTCTAATCTACATAAGTACGTAAAGGTTTCAATTTTACACTACCGATAATAATGATGTAACGGTAAGGCTCTATATAAGATATAAtgatgatttataataattataacgtTGTACAGAATATTTATGAAAGGCGCGCTGCTGGCGAAAGAGCCGCGCGTTTTCGTGTGGTTTCGCGACGCGCGAACAGAAAGAGATGAGACGTGAAATAATGAAAACACGAATGAACAAATGAATAGAGAATTAAGAGAATGTGTTTGCCTTTCGTGTAATCAATAAATTGTTTAACTTATAGTCGTGATGTCGAAATTGTCGGGAAAATTTTCATGCAACTAGGCTCAGCGAGCGACGCGCGACTCTCTATCCAAAAGCCGCCAGACTATAATGGATGTTTTGTAAGATAAAATGCAAAACGATCGCGGATTATACCGAGATCGCGTTCAGAGAAATGTATAGTCGATTGCGTATTCGAGATTGTTCGACGATTACGAATTAACTCGACGACGCCTTTCTCGACGGAGGTAATTAACAAAAAAGtgagaaaagaaacaaaaaaaaatgagagagaGATGAATGAAGGATATGAAAATCGTGGCTCTTTTCTTCCGCGAATATGTTCGAGCGTAGTGACAAATGCGCCGTCGAAGGACGAAATTGCGGTCCTTGAGTCAAAACCCGAGGGCAGGAGAtaacaaaatgattaaaaaaggaaaaacaaagaaaaaaaattaataaacaagcGAAACAAAAGATAGAAAGTGAGAGAATTTATCCGCCGCGTGTGTGTGGCGTAAGAAAGGGCCGATAATCTAATTCATTGTGTATGTATACAGacagaaataaatataatattgcgattataaatattaaactaataaaGAATAACAATATTGTACCCCtctgtacatataaatatatattataatacgaTGATTATTACTAtatgatttattataaatatatatacataaatataaatatatctcaTGAATTCACattattatgtttattattgtttacttattattattaaaattattatcattgcGATGATAATGAGAATGatgatgattattattattattattatgataatattattaatatttaagaaaagGTTCACAACGTGCCGTGTGTATGTgggaataaaatatataatataatggacATTGTTCAATTCAATCTAACGTCTTTGTTGTTTCTTCTTTTCCCATTTTTCTACCACCTTTAAGAACACGTATTACTCCTCTTTATAGCTCAATTAtgtttgcaaaataaaatatttattttgaatatttaatgtttaagtTCATAATTCAAAAGtatcaaataaatttgttaGCTAATAATTTGTTACTCTTTTTAGCTATTTTTAGTTTACGTATAAAAAATGGTTTTACTGCCCTACAATTTTTAACccctcaatttttaagttttcaaatccctaaattttcaagttcttaaatttccaaaattttaaatctgaatatttctttatttgtaaatatccaatttttttaatttctacgagCGCAAAAACGAGCGGTGCTGTATCTTCTTTCACACGCATGGCCCCCCCTAGAAATTCTACTACGTCCTCCATTTTCCAttctataaaaaattgtaatacacTTATAATCTgttgttaaattgaaattagttATTAATCGATTTTGCGatacaaattcttatattaataatcataaacatataattaaattaagctTATACCATCTTTCGCGCtgtattttatactttaaacGAGACTACGATTATCGATAGGTCGATTAAAGAACATGGCGCTATCCAGAATGCGTTCGGTTATCATTCTCTCAAGTGTATCTGTCAAAAgtgatatgaatttttatttacgcGTTGCATGACAGTTTAGTTAGTAATCTTGTCTATTATTTGAAACGAAATGGGTATTTTTTTTGCGAAGAAAAAACCACCTAGTCGTGTTACGGAACAAGATAAGGCTATCTTGGTACGTTATTGCACGcattttctaacctcaaaagctCTTATTCTAACTACTAGTTGAAGTATTATTCATTTGTTTTTGATAGCAATTAAAACAAACTAGGGATAAGATCAAGCAATATCAACGAAGAATTGAACAAAGTCTTGAGAAAGAACGGTTACTTGCAAAGAAACTTGTACAGAATGGGCAGAAAGAGTGAGTATGCactctttatattaaaatttttatgcaaGTGTTTGCAGTACGTTGAATAATTGTAATGAATTTGTGTGTAGCCGTGCCTTGCTTCTTTTACGGAAGAAAAAGTTTCAAGAACAGGTATTATCAAAGACTGATGGAcaactggaaaatttggagcGTATGGTACACGACATAGAATTTGCACAAGTAGAGTTGAAAGTCATTGATGGTTTGAAAGTAGGCAATGCAGCATTGAAGAAGCTTCAGGACTTGTTATCTATTGATGAAATCGAGAAAGTTATGGATGAGACTAGAGAAGGCAttgaaaaacaaaaagaaattgacGAAGTCTTAGCTGGAGAACTCACAGAGGAAGACGAAGGAGAAGTCGAAGCAGAGCTGGATGCTCTTCTAGCAGCGGAAGTTAAAGAAAAGGCACCTGAAATACCACAGGATGTAATTTTACCAGATGTACCAGAAGAATTGCCAGAAAAGAAGAAAGGTATATTATTAGGATATCAAGAGATCAAAAGATGAAAAAAAGTAAATTGTAtgcaaaattttaatcaaacaaTTATTTGTGTTTTCAGAACGTACAAAAGAGAAGACACAAGAAGCTGTTGCTCTTGAAGCATAAAGTATCATTAgtgaaatttttactttatcTACACTTTGCACAGGAAtctgtgtacatatgtacagtATATTGTATGTAAGGCTCAGTGTGAATAATTCTTACGTTGAGATAATTAGGGTATAACTGAAAGAATGGAAATTAATATTGAAGACTGTTTTCCATTATAAGGCGCGTGTACATGATTTCTGTATTGTGAGTATAGGTTTTGAACCAACGGATGTGCAATTGAGGCAATTGTACATTGCTTTTTCATATATTACATGTATCATGCCTTGTATGTACAAATACCTTTTTATCTTATTATTGGCCTCTCTTTCATATAGTTACAAAAAAGGTGCAAAAGATTGAAATGTTGtaataaatatgattttatttaaaatgtgctGCTTAACTTATTAAATTCCTAGTTCAATTAATCATTTAGGATTAAGGCAAAGTTACTAAGTacaatgaaatatgaaaatattattttttataaataaaagtttaagaataatttgtacaataatatttggTATTGAATTACAGATTCtcgtatataatttaattacggATTCACTTCATTCAATTATACTTAATTTACTTCTTATATTGTcgatacaaaatattgaaatgttttGTGTATTGCAAATTTGCATGacctctttctttttttcctcaATCGAACGATACAGACTGTAGATAAATAAAAGAATACATTTTATGAACCaatgtaaattatttagaaCCAGATAAGATAAACTGTCTGTTAAAGTGTACTCGGTTAAACTTTACTGTCTAGAAAATATGATATCTATTTTATGAACACGAAAAATTACGAAGTAATTAATACCGTATtacgaaacaaaagaaaatagcGTGATCTTCCTCGATTGTTCAGGTTACATCGTGACCCAAATCTACGAAATTATTTAATGATATTTGCATTGGCGTTAAATGTATCAGTTTTCAGATAAAGCAATTTTGTACACTagaaaataaaacatataaaagtgtaacgaaaaattgaaagaatcaaattaatacagaatataaaactaaatttaaattattgttgtCTCAGTTAAtttcatgattttataattgctgaATTAggtcttaaattttaaatactccaGTCGTGcagacaataaaataaaatttaatcaattaaGGCGCAGATGCTTACTTCATATTGTAGAAAGAACATCATATGATAATTCTAGCAATTGTGCTTAATCTACATAATTAGACAAACTTCGTAGTTGTCGTAGACAGTTCGTATTAAATGTCACGCAGGTTGTAACAATGTACTTGTGTTTgtagttaataaaaatttcgtatCTCATTAGTATCTCTTATTTTGCGGTCAAGAACATAGAGGAAGTAACATGGACTGTCAcgtaatgtttaaaaaatttcaaaaaattgtccATTTTCGTTAGATTTTTATtacgtaatttaaaattttgtttgctactaAATTAGAAATCCATTCAGTATTGACGATTTCTTTTTGATACAAAatgacataaattattattaccttTAACCGTATAGTTAAACTGCCATATTATTTCCTGAGTTTCGCCACAGACTTTGTTTCACCTGTTTTAATGCGTATAAAATAAGAATGTATGACCTCATACGAGAAACCGAAGGCGTTCACACTTATGATGCACGGTTGTTGATGATTGTTATTAGTACTGCAGcaaaaaatgtacatatgtttCTATTCAGTAGCTATAATGTAACAGTTTATCTTTTTTATTCTCAAAAAAACACGGAAGTTATTGTGCAATCAGTATTCAATGTGATCTTAGCGTTCATGGATACTTCTTTTATTCTGAAAGTTGCTATCAATTTCGCTTGTTTCTGTATATAGCGGTAATAAATATAAGACTATTTGTAAGCGCAGTATTTgcacaaaatttgtatacaacACACTTTCGAcgagaaaaaatatttgtacagactgtaaagattcataataaatattatcattcataatttaatctttgtttatattataaataacagttgaaaataattcagaaatttttgaaataaatattagtaatttaatttaattgtgatAATAAGTAAAAAACGTCTTATTGAACGTACAATGTATAATTGTAGGCTTGAATGGAAACTCATCCTCCATGATTCATGTTGAACCATCTTCCATGAGTTAGAAGAAGACGTTAATCAATAATACCGATAAACACTTAGTATCGTCTAACTGTTCCTTTTAATGGCTACCTTAAGTTTATTTACCATTTTCTTTACATAATAATgtaatttcattgttaattaaataacCCTTAAATTCACAGTTTAGCGAATTACATCCTACAGTATGCAAAACTCGGTTTGTAGTTTTTCTCTGATTAAGCAGTTAACAAGtttcgcaaatacaatcatacatatgaTCTTCTATTTGTCTAATTTGTCGTACAAAATTAAGATCGTATATAACACTCCTTTGACACCTGCTGAACACACAAGATATTTTGTAAAGAAGAGTAAAGTCAAGAAAATGAGTTTTATTGAGGAGCAAATAATGGTTGTTTTTAGATTCAGTCACTTGTAATCTTCAAGGTTTCTTTTTGTTATTTGCAGAAGATTTCATTGGTctgttatcaattcaatttctttttatattgtctattatttttattactgattacctaatttttaaatatgtttttgAATTGAAGTGTAAATCACATGAAGATATTATGAAATATGTATTTGAGTTACGGTGAATGGCGTGTAAAATTATTGAGCATGCGTCGGTAAAAATTATAAGTTGAACGTCGAAGTTAAGTGCGATCATCGATAAAACCATTGATAAAAGCCGACAATATCGAAATGTTATTGACATTTTATCATATTGATATCATCGTCAAGATACTAATGAGTATAAAGGGAAGAGAGGCGGAAGAGATTGAAGTGGTAATATTCCCATATCCTTGAAAGAATTTTCATATCACaaaatatctgaatttccaaatttccgtagTTCCTAAACTATTtagtttacaaactttcaaaattataaatttgtaaattgcccgatttctaaattacttaaTCTACAAACTTaccaatttgtaaattcttaaatctgcaaattttcacatctctgAATTCGTTAATTGTTAAGTTatttaatctacaaattttctaatttctaaatgcgTATTCTTCATTACCTAATCTATaaactttccaatttctaaattcgtaaattcctaaattacctaatctacaaattttcaaatttctaaatatatgaTTTtcgacatttccaaatttttaaatatttaaattctaaaatcccttaACCTGGTATGACTAAATCCGGAAGTCTCGAAATTCTAAAACAACCGAAGCTGAAAAATTTgtatctttatttaaaaatgatactcACTTtagaaatccctaaacttcgaaatttgaagattaatgaACTCCTATGTTTCCGAAttatcaatctcccaaattttgaaataatcatGTTTCTAATtacataaatcttcaaattctcaaatttttcaaatctttaaacttataaatttgtaaactgaaaaatttactaTGCAAAAATTCACTGGTGTGgcttattttttattgaaatttgttttaTCAAGAATTACATAACGATTAAGTAACGATAGAAACTACAAGTCATAAGTAACGATCTATAGTTAGAATTTgacaaagaattataaaatgtggaatataataattgcagatcgaaatcaataaaatataaattgattgaaaaatacaatatgtatatacacatatacattatattcatatttgtataatatacaaATGATAAGTTAATTGCATTCTGCTACAATAAAACTCaataacttttttttattgACTTGATCGACATATCCTTAAAAATCAATACTGCATCGATAATTGACAGTCGTGCCTCTAATGAAAATCCTAGATTATCGATTAAAGAATTCTTTGTTATTTTACATTCGAGTAAAGTTGTTTCTGCATTTCAGACCGAATTTCCACCGAAATCACCTACGCAGACTACAAATCTCTTTGCTTACATATTATTCCAGCGACCTCCTTTGTGCACAACAATAGTTGCATCTCTTGCCTTGTCGGAACGGCTTTGTTGCAAGTTGTGGATCTCGTTTGTACGAAGGAGAACGTCGTCTGAATAAGCGATGTTCGATGTATTTAACAGCGTCTCTCGAATCCAGATAAGACCAGCTTACGGCGCCAAGAACAACGTTCAAATTGTTTTAACAAATCACATGGCGCCTGCTAGAATCGTTTTAGAGGTTCTAACGATTAACACGATTTCATTGGTCAGGGACGATCAACCTGACAGCTTAATAATCATCTTGATCGAATAATAATGATCTATAATCGAGTATTATCGATACATTGTGAATTCGTTGCCTTATATTGATCCTCGAACGGTTTCAGGAAGAGCGTTATCGGAAACCACACTTCGACCCTTTTATCTTATTATGTCTTCCGATATGATTTAGATGTATTCATTGTATCAGTTTTATAAACAGTTCTACGCAAAAGTGAGATAATCTCTATAAGACCTAATTCTTTTATTGTTAAACATAAAACCAACTGCTTGATTTTGTATGGACGTGCGGCTTTTGCACGTGTAGatgtttaaatttaatacaacGTAACAGAGTAGCGGAAATAAAAGACTGTGTATTTTCTTTAGGTGTCGATCAGAAAACAGTTTATATATCACACATCGACCGTGCGATAAcaatgtgttaataaattttatcaatgaGACACCACACCTTTTCGTACATTTTTTAATCGCGTTATTTGATCGTAAGTCGAAGATTAGATATGTTCGGACATGTTAGTCGAGGGGATTCATTACGCAAGAACATCAAATTTTCTGAGGAATTTAACGCATTCGACGTCTGGGAAATACAGGGAAATTCGCGGAGGCCAGATGCGCTGGCATTGATTTTCTCGTACACACGGTACGCGATCCTGACGGTAAATTACAGGAAGTATCGCAGCCTCCTGATATTTAAAATGACGCCCGTACGGATTCCGTATTTAAAACCGGATGACCTTCGTGAACGAGAGAGACGAAGAGAAAGGAAGAACGGCCGAGGAACGGGATCCGTTGACTAACCTCCGCTTCGAGAAGCCTTCgcttcttttccttttcttctcgAGCCAATGTATCGCCCACTTTATATCCTCTTAACTCCGTTCAGGCGAACGACACACCGTGTGCGTCCTACGTCATCAAACAGAAATAACGGTTTCGATTTTGATTGATACCGTTTTTTAGTTGATTGccatgaaatttaatttgtaaacaaTGCGGGATTTTGATAGAAAGAcgtgaataattttatttatactatgACTGTATCTTGACTTACACAATTTCATTGTTATGTGATctttaaaataattgatttttaaaaagattgtaaaatttaatgttttaataCCAATACAAGAAtaagatttagatatttttattattgaacatTTATCAATGGACTGTTGCCATTTTTAAAAAGATTGTAAAGATTAATGTTTTAATACCAACacaagaataaaatttgaatatttttgttattgaaCATTTATCAATGGATAGTAGgcatttttctgattaagatGAAAATAAACACTAATTGATTTAGACAATACCGACAATTTCGATTTATACGATTTTGATTTACATCTTGATTCACACGCTACTTCATTTATACGGTTCTTAAAATAACAGATATAAAGAAACTAGTAAATGTGGACATTTACCAATGCAaggacaaaatttatttattcttgattTTTTCGTTATATAACTGTTATTAATAGATTTTTGacattaaaatgagactaaacGCTGTTTAATtcagactatatttactggtttaattgaccaTAATTTCGATTTACAAGATTTCGCGTGACATAATCTTGATTTACACGCTACTTCATTTATACGATTCTTAAAATAACGGATATAAAGAAAAACTagtaaaaatgaacattttaatgccaattcaagaatttctgtttttgatttttattaatatatcctcgtcatttctgtaattaaaatgaaatcaaaCACGATTTAATTTGTACTGCTCATTTTCATATGAAAACGATAATTTTACCAGCAATAGAAATTATGTGTTTACATTGCATAGTAGCGGTAATTATATTCTAAGCTTGTTTTCTTCTAGATTCTCCATATgtgttattttatcatttagaaTGACGTGATATTTGTTTTACagatatgtacatttattattaataacaagttGAATGTATAATAGAATCAAAAATGAATAATCTGCTATTCatgttattgttattactagacatatatacaaacatgatataaatattgcaaaattatattgATATAAATATTCATCTTATTTTCTTCATTTACAAATAGAAAGACATCATATGCTATATTATATGGCAGAAAGTCAGtgcaatattttacaatagAAATATCTAACGtggaaaatttctaagttttaggTAACATTCTAATGTTTTATTTGCGATGCAGCTAATAAGATAAGATATTCTTTCTACAATCGAGTAATATTCTACGCAATTGTTTTTACGCGAAATCATTGTCAGCAGTCCACCAACGAACGTTCATAAAGATACGGTTAATCCCGTGCACGATCATTTATTGATTAAACTGTTTGACTTTGAATTAAATTAGGAACCCCTGCGCACATTAACCATTTTGAACAAACCGATGAACTTGATAAGACATTTTTGAAACGAAATATCCGGTTGTTACACATTATTGTTATCGTGGCAGAGGTGTAATAAACCGGCAAACACTGATATCAAAAGCAACGTCTTTATTTCTATTCTACGTTTCTACTTGAGGCGAAGAACGATCGTTGTTTGTCGCTCGGCAAACTAAACAACAGTCAACGCTATATTTAAACTCGTAAATCATCTCACTAGACTTGGCGTTATCTGAACGAAATTTTCAGCGAAATTGCGTCTGAATTGTTCCCTGTAAAATTTCTGATACACATCGTACATTTGCGGAATTAGAGCTTCCTCAAAAATTGGGGACGTAAAGAAACGTGCGTCAATTTGACAATCTTGAAAtaaatgtttgcgattgtacaTCAATAGATATAACTGAAATGTCAATTCAATGTCTTGCAGAACGTCATTCAATATCTTGCAGAAGGTCATCAGCAGTTTGccttaattttattcaaatgaaATAGTACATTTTCAAGGCTGTTCTATCATTCATTTTCTTTTAACGTCATTTCTAAATTATAGTGCTCGTTGAATTCTTTTCGGCATCAGCTGctacaaagttaaaaatatatggTCCCGTTTAAAATATGGACGATTTTCAAGACTTTATGATAATTAGAAAATGTGTTTATATaagtcgtttattttgaaatattatttttgaggCAGTCCAGATATTTAAGGGCGTttcaataaaattgatg
Above is a window of Megachile rotundata isolate GNS110a chromosome 12, iyMegRotu1, whole genome shotgun sequence DNA encoding:
- the Vps20 gene encoding vacuolar protein sorting 20; protein product: MGIFFAKKKPPSRVTEQDKAILQLKQTRDKIKQYQRRIEQSLEKERLLAKKLVQNGQKDRALLLLRKKKFQEQVLSKTDGQLENLERMVHDIEFAQVELKVIDGLKVGNAALKKLQDLLSIDEIEKVMDETREGIEKQKEIDEVLAGELTEEDEGEVEAELDALLAAEVKEKAPEIPQDVILPDVPEELPEKKKERTKEKTQEAVALEA